The sequence below is a genomic window from Novosphingobium aureum.
ATCGATCCTGCGTATCAATCCCGTCATCCACGTTCACCTTCTTGCGATTTTTTGTCAGACTGTCATACAAACAGCAAAAGGCAAGAGGAGATCCTCAGGAATGTTCACGACCAGGCCCGATATCCGCGGAACCTTCGGTGTTGCCTCGGCCACGCACTGGGCAGTCGCCTCCACCGCAATGGCCATGCTCGAGCGCGGCGGCAATGCCTTCGACGGTGCGGTTGCCGCCGGTTTCGTGCTCCACGCGGTCGAACCGCATCTCAATGGTCCGGCAGGCGAAGTCCCGATCATCTTCCATTCGGCGACCAGTGGCCGCACGCAGGTCCTGTGCGGACAGGGCGTTGCGCCCGCCGCCGCGACACCCGAAGCCTTCACATCGCAAGGGCTCGACATGGTTCCGGGCTCGGGCATGATCGCTGCAGTCGTGCCCGGTGCCTTCGATGCCTGGATGCAGCTCCTGCGCGATCACGGGACGATGCCGCTCGACGAGGTCATGGCCCCGGCGATCCACTACCTCGAACACGGCCACCCGCTCCTGCCCGGCGCAGCGCGCGCGCTCGGCGATGTCGAGCAGGCGCTGCGTCACGAATGGCCCAGCGGGTTGGAAGTCTGGCTGCCCGGCGGCACGCCGCCCGTTGCAGGGGCCCTGTTCCGCAACCCGGTGCTGGCGGCCACCTGGAAGCGCATCCTTGCCGAAGCCGGAACCAGCGGCTCGCGCGAGGCCCGCATCGAGCGCGCCCGCCGTGCCTGGTCGCAAGGCTTCGTCGCCGAGGCGATCGACGCCTTCCTGCGCGCAGAACCTCTGATGGACGCCAGCGGCGAGCGCCATCTCGGCCTGCTCACCGGCGCCGACATGGCCAACTGGGAAGCCAGCTACGAGGAGCCGACCAAGGGTGACTTCAATGGCTGGACGATCTGCAAGACGGGCCCATGGGGCCAGGGCCCCGTCCTGCTCCAGGCCCTCGCCATCCTCGAGGCGCACGGACTTCGCGGCGCTGATCTGCAAAGCCCACAAGGCATCCACGTCGTGCTCGAAGCGCTCAAGCTCGCCTTCGCCGACCGCGAGGCCTATTACGGCGATCCCGACTTCGTCGACGTCCCGCTAGAGCGCCTGCTTTCGCGCGATTATGCTGTCAGCCGCGCCGCGCAGATCGGCAGCGATGCCTCGCTGGAACTGCGCCCCGGCACGATCCCCGGTTTCGAGGCTCAGGTCGCGCGCTCGCTCGAGATGGTACGCCCCTCGGACCCGAGCGCGGGAGGGCTGGGTGTCGGCGAGCCGACGATGATCCACCTCAAGCCGACGATCAAGCCGGGCGACACTGTCCATCTCGACGTGGCGGATCGCTGGGGCAACATGGTCTCGGCCACGCCTTCCGGCGGCTGGCCGCAGTCCTCGCCCACCGTCCCGGGGCTGGGCTTCGCGCTCAATACCCGCGCGCAGATGTTCTGGCTCGAACAGGGTCTTCCGGGAAGCCTGCAGCCGGGCAAGCGTCCGCGCACCACGCTAACCCCGACGCTCGCGCATTTCGAAGGCCGCCCTGCGCTCGTGTGCGGTACGCCCGGCGGCGACCAGCAGGACCAGTGGCAGCTTCAGCTGCTGCTGCGCCGCATCCTCGCCGGATCGGGTCTGCAGGCAGCCATCGATCAGCCGCTGTTCCATTCGGTGCATTTTCCCAGCTCGTTCTATCCGCGTCAGGCCCTGCCCGGGGTCGCGGTGCTGGAAGCGAGCTGGGGAGACAAGACAATCGCGGCGCTGCGCGAGCGTGGCCACCATGTCGAGGTCGCGCCGGAATGGAGCGCGGGCCGCCTGACCGCGATCGAGCGCGATGGCGATGGAATTCTTTCGGGAGCGGCCACGCCGCGGCTCATGCAGGCCTACGCGGTAGGGCGCTGAGCGCTCGATCCGACCGGCAGGATGAACGGGGCTGCCCGGCTGGCGCAGCCCCGCAAGCGCGAAGCCATTCAGCCTGCGTACCACACCGCGCCGTCGCGCACTTCGACCGGAAAGGTATTGAGCGCCATCTTGCACGGCAGGCTCTTGGCCTTGCCCGTGCGCACGTCGAAGCTGCCGCCGTGCAGCGGACAGAACAGCGTGTCGCCTTCGAGACGCCCTTCGGAAAGCGAGGCGATGGCATGGGTGCATTCATCTTCGAGCAGGAAGAATTCGCCCGCGCGGTTGACCAGTACGAGAGGGTCCATTCCGTCCAGCTCGACGAGCCGGATGGCACCGGGGGCAAGGTCTTCGACGGCACAGATCTTCATGGACACTTGGCTCTTTCCGCTTTCGGTCTATTGGCTATTATTGTGTGATTGTCATACAAGAATCGCACTGTCAAGAATGCCCACGCCTCGTGCCGCACGAGAGGCGGAACGGTTTCGCGAGTCTAGCCGGCTGCCGGGATCGGCCCCTTGTGGATCAGGTCTTGGAAGCGAGTTGCGGGCGCGTGTGGGGCGGCCGTGCCTGGCTGCGGGTGAGATTGCCCGAGAAGTCCGGCGAAAGCTGACGCTCCAACTTGCGACAGCGGTCGGCATGACGCAGCAGTGCCTGGCTCACCGCGCGCAATTGCTCCTCGCACAACGCGCTCGTGCCCGAGCACAGCGCCGCGACGAGAGCCTCTTCGCAACCCAAGACGCGGGCCACAGCCGTTTGCCCCCCGAGCAGGTCGACGCCCTCGATCCACAGTGCGAGCTGCGCCTCGGCGGTGCGTTCGGTCGGGGCGGGAGCTGATGGCATGGTCGTTGGTCCTCTCGTACCCGGCCATGGACGTCGGGCGGCGACCTGCCGGTACCGGAGCGCGCGCCATTTTAGAAGTTCGCACGGCAAGAGCGCTGGGGACATTCCCCGCCCGACACAGACTTCATCCTGTCATTTTCGCTGCTTATGGCGCCGCTTTCGACGGGACTCGGGTACCATGGACCAGCACAGCAGCACGATGGAGGCATCGCCCGATGGAGCCGCGAACGTGGACTGGAAAGCCACGCATGGCTCGCTCGTGCGCTACCTGATCGCCCGCGGCGTCCGCGCCGATCTTGCCGACGATGTCGCGCAGGAAACAATCGCGCGCCTCGTCGTGATCGCCCGCAGCCAGGCGATCGGCAGCCTCTTCGCTCTGGCCTTCCGCATTGCCAACAACCTGCTCGTCGATCACGCAAGGCTCGAGAGCCGGATCGGCGGCGACCTCGACGAGGATTTCGTGTGCGATGCGCCCTCGCTCGATCGCATCGTCGATTCCCAGAAGGCCTTCGAAGTGTTCCAGCGCTGCCTCAACCGCATGCCTCCGCTACGCCGCGAGGTGCTCGTGCGTCGCCGGCTCCATCACGAGAGCTGCCGCAGTATCGGCGAGGACCTCTCGCTGAGCAGCAAGGCGGTCGAGAAACACATCACCCGGGCATTGACGGACCTGCGCCGCGCCATGGTCAGCGCGGGGCTCGACCCGGCGGGGTGGAGCGCGTGGTGATGCAAGGCAACAGGCACATCGAGCAGCAGGCCGCCTACTGGGTCGAACGCATGCACGCCCCGGTCCAGGACAGCGAGACCGCGGCACGCTTCGATGCATGGATCGCGGCCGACCCGCGCCATGTCGACAGCTTTGGCCGGATGTCGGCCCTGTGGGATTCCGGCTCGCTTTCCCGCGCGTTGGCGACGTGCTGCCCACGTAACGACAACGAACTGCAGGGCGGCAAAGCTCAGGCCCCTGAGGAGGCCTTCACGGCGCAAACCGCTACGAGCGACAGTCGCGACCGGGACGATTGCCCTGCCCCCGGCCGAAAATGGTCCCGGGCAATCGCAGCCATCGCGGCGACGATCACGCTTTTCATCGCCTCCATAACCCTTGGCGACAAGCTGATCATCGAGAACGACTACGCGACGGCCACCGGGCAGGAACGCAGCATCACGCTCGCGGACGGCTCGCGCATTCGCCTCGGCGGCGCGACCAGCGTGACGAGCCGAATCACGCCCTGGTCCCGCACCGTCACCCTGACACGCGGCGTCGCCTTCTTCGACGTTGCTCACGAGCGCTGGCGCAGCTTCACGGTCAATGCCCGCGACGCCCAAGTCATGGTGCTGGGCACGGCATTCGACGTCGAACTCCTCGGCAAACAGACCGAGCAGGTCCGCGTCTACCGAGGGCTGGTCAACGTCGAGAAGGGCGGCAACTCGTGGAAGCTGCCGGCAGGCGACGGCGTACTGCTTGCCGGCGCCAGCCTCCTGCGCATCACGGACGTGGAAGGTGACCGCCCGGACTGGACAGAAGGCTGGTACGATGCACAGGACACACCGCTCGGTGCGATCCTCGAACGGGTCAACCGCCTCTCGAAGGCCCCCGTCGACCTCGCCAGCCCCGAACTCGGCGATCTTCGCCTGAGCGGCCGCCTGCGGCTTTCCGAGCCCGAAGAACTGCTCGACATAATCTGCGCGACACACGATTTGCAGTGGAAGTACGAAGGCACAAGCATCACCGTTGAGCGCATTCCATAGTGTCACGGAAAATTCACATAAATTACACAAATAATTCACATAAGTTTATTCAATAATATTTGTCGGGTTAAGTATAATTCACCCGTCTTACCCCTGAATTTGGATAATTCGTCTCTGGGGTACATTCATGAAAATCGCATTTTCGCCACGCGCCGGTGTCTCGGCGCTGGCCCTTT
It includes:
- a CDS encoding FecR family protein; translated protein: MQGNRHIEQQAAYWVERMHAPVQDSETAARFDAWIAADPRHVDSFGRMSALWDSGSLSRALATCCPRNDNELQGGKAQAPEEAFTAQTATSDSRDRDDCPAPGRKWSRAIAAIAATITLFIASITLGDKLIIENDYATATGQERSITLADGSRIRLGGATSVTSRITPWSRTVTLTRGVAFFDVAHERWRSFTVNARDAQVMVLGTAFDVELLGKQTEQVRVYRGLVNVEKGGNSWKLPAGDGVLLAGASLLRITDVEGDRPDWTEGWYDAQDTPLGAILERVNRLSKAPVDLASPELGDLRLSGRLRLSEPEELLDIICATHDLQWKYEGTSITVERIP
- a CDS encoding gamma-glutamyltransferase family protein, which gives rise to MFTTRPDIRGTFGVASATHWAVASTAMAMLERGGNAFDGAVAAGFVLHAVEPHLNGPAGEVPIIFHSATSGRTQVLCGQGVAPAAATPEAFTSQGLDMVPGSGMIAAVVPGAFDAWMQLLRDHGTMPLDEVMAPAIHYLEHGHPLLPGAARALGDVEQALRHEWPSGLEVWLPGGTPPVAGALFRNPVLAATWKRILAEAGTSGSREARIERARRAWSQGFVAEAIDAFLRAEPLMDASGERHLGLLTGADMANWEASYEEPTKGDFNGWTICKTGPWGQGPVLLQALAILEAHGLRGADLQSPQGIHVVLEALKLAFADREAYYGDPDFVDVPLERLLSRDYAVSRAAQIGSDASLELRPGTIPGFEAQVARSLEMVRPSDPSAGGLGVGEPTMIHLKPTIKPGDTVHLDVADRWGNMVSATPSGGWPQSSPTVPGLGFALNTRAQMFWLEQGLPGSLQPGKRPRTTLTPTLAHFEGRPALVCGTPGGDQQDQWQLQLLLRRILAGSGLQAAIDQPLFHSVHFPSSFYPRQALPGVAVLEASWGDKTIAALRERGHHVEVAPEWSAGRLTAIERDGDGILSGAATPRLMQAYAVGR
- a CDS encoding non-heme iron oxygenase ferredoxin subunit, which codes for MKICAVEDLAPGAIRLVELDGMDPLVLVNRAGEFFLLEDECTHAIASLSEGRLEGDTLFCPLHGGSFDVRTGKAKSLPCKMALNTFPVEVRDGAVWYAG
- a CDS encoding RNA polymerase sigma factor, producing MDQHSSTMEASPDGAANVDWKATHGSLVRYLIARGVRADLADDVAQETIARLVVIARSQAIGSLFALAFRIANNLLVDHARLESRIGGDLDEDFVCDAPSLDRIVDSQKAFEVFQRCLNRMPPLRREVLVRRRLHHESCRSIGEDLSLSSKAVEKHITRALTDLRRAMVSAGLDPAGWSAW